One Vallitalea pronyensis genomic region harbors:
- a CDS encoding CPBP family intramembrane glutamic endopeptidase, producing the protein MYLFILLPVILYILIRKKSFKKVLRLHKVSPQQIFITMLLILAIQPMTALAARIMEHLLGHGFFPPMGDMSANGSGNLFMSLFIIAVTPAICEEVFMRGVVLDGYRHIPLWKTAIMNGVLFGLFHNNFMQLSYTSIVGIILTYVVVFTNSIYPAILMHFVMNALSVLMEKYPTSLYANFTIWYETNMVLLILLAIVSICATILLLIWLKRLSNNSAIESMDASDNSIEASDALNHTITFVEWPLMLATAISVIYSLMMVYAM; encoded by the coding sequence ATGTATCTATTTATTTTACTACCAGTCATTCTTTATATCCTTATCCGTAAGAAAAGTTTTAAAAAAGTGCTTAGACTTCATAAAGTCAGTCCTCAACAGATATTTATTACCATGCTACTGATACTAGCTATCCAGCCTATGACAGCTCTAGCTGCTAGAATCATGGAGCATCTTCTTGGTCATGGATTTTTTCCTCCTATGGGAGACATGTCAGCCAACGGCAGCGGTAATTTATTTATGTCTTTATTCATCATTGCAGTCACACCTGCTATATGTGAAGAAGTTTTTATGCGAGGCGTGGTGCTAGATGGCTATCGACACATACCTCTTTGGAAAACTGCGATCATGAATGGGGTCTTATTTGGACTGTTCCATAATAATTTTATGCAATTATCCTATACCAGTATCGTGGGTATCATCCTAACATATGTTGTGGTCTTCACCAACTCCATCTATCCTGCAATCCTTATGCATTTTGTTATGAATGCATTAAGTGTACTCATGGAAAAATACCCAACCAGTCTATATGCCAACTTTACTATTTGGTATGAAACCAACATGGTGCTGTTAATTTTATTAGCAATTGTGTCCATATGTGCAACCATTTTATTACTGATATGGTTGAAGAGGCTATCCAATAATAGTGCTATAGAAAGTATGGATGCTTCTGATAATAGCATAGAGGCAAGTGATGCATTAAATCATACCATAACATTTGTGGAATGGCCCCTTATGTTAGCAACAGCCATTTCAGTGATCTATTCATTGATGATGGTCTATGCCATGTAA
- a CDS encoding 4Fe-4S binding protein has product MGKLKVVILRRFIQMMTLIGSNSYFTGFMHKTIYKGNTKAVCVPFMNCYSCPGARFSCPIGGLQAVLGSRKKYVSLYITGFLLLVGILFGRLICGFLCPFGFIQDMIHKIPSKKFKVYQPFTYIKYGLLVLLVILLPMFLTNDIGVGDPYYCKYVCPIGTLEGGIFLVSTNKALQTIVGFLFYYKLTILIIILLTAVIIYRPFCKILCPLGVIYGLMNRISFGKINLNKEACISCSTCKKVCKMEVVPFIDPNVVECIRCGTCLGKCPTKALLFTYKHGQQMKNVRKEEVYDIREIQK; this is encoded by the coding sequence TTGGGTAAATTAAAAGTAGTCATCCTTAGAAGATTTATTCAGATGATGACACTCATTGGCAGTAACTCTTATTTTACAGGTTTTATGCATAAAACCATCTATAAGGGAAATACAAAAGCTGTATGTGTTCCTTTTATGAATTGTTATTCATGCCCAGGAGCAAGGTTTTCTTGCCCCATAGGCGGTCTTCAAGCTGTTTTAGGAAGTAGAAAAAAGTATGTATCCCTCTATATAACAGGCTTTTTATTACTTGTTGGTATTTTATTTGGGAGACTTATATGTGGTTTTTTATGTCCCTTTGGTTTCATACAAGACATGATTCATAAAATACCCAGCAAAAAGTTCAAGGTTTATCAGCCTTTTACGTATATAAAATATGGCTTGCTTGTATTGTTGGTTATTCTCTTACCCATGTTTCTAACCAATGATATTGGTGTTGGTGATCCTTACTACTGTAAATATGTTTGTCCCATTGGTACATTAGAAGGCGGCATATTTTTAGTATCTACAAATAAGGCTCTGCAGACGATAGTCGGTTTTTTGTTTTATTACAAGTTAACCATACTTATCATCATTCTATTAACAGCTGTTATCATCTATAGACCATTTTGCAAGATATTATGTCCCCTTGGTGTCATCTATGGGTTAATGAACCGCATAAGTTTTGGAAAAATAAATCTTAACAAAGAGGCATGTATATCCTGTAGTACATGTAAAAAAGTTTGTAAGATGGAAGTTGTACCATTTATAGACCCTAATGTTGTTGAATGTATTCGATGTGGTACATGTTTAGGAAAATGCCCTACAAAGGCATTATTATTTACATATAAACATGGTCAGCAAATGAAAAATGTAAGAAAGGAAGAGGTTTATGATATACGAGAGATTCAAAAGTAA
- a CDS encoding CD1871A family CXXC motif-containing protein produces the protein MKKKYGLLAFAVMMMFAGVYHHEAKIVLSKGVRICLECIGIG, from the coding sequence ATGAAAAAGAAATATGGTCTTTTAGCATTCGCAGTTATGATGATGTTCGCAGGTGTGTATCATCATGAAGCAAAAATTGTGCTCAGTAAAGGTGTACGTATATGTTTGGAGTGTATAGGAATTGGGTAA
- a CDS encoding HAMP domain-containing sensor histidine kinase, with protein sequence MIKHKIVNKIERQLFVNYIKIFVIEAILVILLLYISSILVDKHINTTLYNPDNILFQTTSVHLENIRQDTLPKHVYIEQLSNDYVVLDSVNSPHAIGYRYSKEELLSFDSSTHIIFYEDDMMDGDIYKSGMYLIKSPWEDKLLEINRYYNTITVLILLLCLIITFVVLSKTTAKDFLIPIKKLLVGFEAFQKHHYHHRISFDSSNELDALKDAFNQMSETVYQEMVLREKAEKNKEQLILDITHDIKTPLTSITGYCEVLKNDALDMDTRKKFLNIIIENSNRINHLMRSLHEVSYADQENLDLEDMDLSEMLRELLIDFIPMLENNHMTYVFNIPEEALNCQIDGIKLRRAIGNIIHNSIKYSGPHTTLTVDLIQQNTALIITIKDNGKGMQKHLLNTVFEPFVRGDLARDSHAEGSGIGLTIAKKYIDMHHGSIAIHSGINQGCQVIITLPMTITNT encoded by the coding sequence ATGATAAAACATAAAATTGTGAATAAAATAGAACGCCAGTTATTTGTTAATTACATAAAAATCTTCGTTATTGAAGCCATATTAGTTATTCTCTTACTCTACATAAGCAGTATCTTAGTCGATAAACATATTAACACGACACTGTATAATCCAGATAATATCCTTTTTCAAACCACTTCTGTTCATTTAGAAAACATACGTCAAGATACGTTGCCTAAACATGTATACATTGAACAGCTCTCAAATGATTATGTGGTATTGGATAGTGTTAACAGCCCTCATGCTATCGGTTATCGATACAGTAAAGAAGAACTTTTATCCTTTGATAGCTCTACCCATATTATTTTCTATGAAGATGATATGATGGATGGTGATATCTATAAGAGCGGTATGTATCTGATTAAGTCCCCCTGGGAAGATAAGCTTCTGGAGATTAACCGATATTATAACACCATTACCGTGTTAATCTTACTCCTATGCCTTATCATCACATTTGTCGTTTTATCCAAAACTACGGCTAAGGACTTTCTTATACCTATTAAAAAACTCTTAGTGGGATTTGAAGCGTTTCAGAAACATCACTATCACCATCGCATAAGCTTTGACTCAAGTAATGAATTAGACGCGTTAAAGGATGCCTTTAACCAAATGTCTGAAACTGTCTATCAAGAGATGGTTCTAAGGGAAAAAGCAGAAAAGAATAAAGAACAGCTTATACTGGATATAACCCATGACATAAAAACACCCTTAACCAGCATAACAGGCTACTGTGAGGTTCTGAAAAATGATGCCTTGGATATGGATACACGAAAAAAGTTTCTCAATATTATTATTGAAAACAGCAACCGGATTAATCATCTTATGCGGAGCCTTCATGAAGTGTCTTATGCAGACCAAGAAAATCTGGACCTTGAAGATATGGATCTGTCAGAAATGTTACGGGAATTATTAATTGATTTTATTCCTATGCTAGAAAATAATCACATGACTTACGTCTTTAACATACCTGAGGAAGCCCTCAATTGTCAAATAGATGGGATTAAACTTAGGCGAGCTATCGGTAACATTATCCATAACAGTATAAAATATAGTGGCCCCCATACCACTTTGACTGTGGATTTGATACAGCAAAACACTGCCCTGATTATCACCATAAAAGATAATGGAAAGGGCATGCAAAAACACCTGTTAAACACCGTTTTTGAACCATTTGTACGGGGTGACTTAGCGCGTGATTCCCATGCAGAAGGCAGTGGCATCGGGCTAACCATCGCTAAGAAATATATTGATATGCATCATGGTAGCATAGCCATTCATTCTGGTATAAACCAAGGATGTCAAGTTATCATAACGCTCCCTATGACTATAACTAACACGTGA
- a CDS encoding TlpA family protein disulfide reductase — protein MKKNIVYSVLVIVLGIFICVIAINPGIVGDHGMEGNPYYEENTNGAQDNPIFGEHAMGPQGKNPVAGKQLEFKTTDMDDNKVDNSIFGEQQLTLLNLWSIHCPPCVEELPELEKIANDYKGKVSVVGIVDDTDMEGVKEVLKKKGVTYTNIIPDKGLQDVMNQFDYIPVTLIVNKEGKVLEKFVPGSSDYEYFKSIITELLDK, from the coding sequence ATGAAAAAAAATATAGTTTATTCTGTGTTAGTGATTGTGTTAGGTATATTCATCTGTGTTATTGCTATTAATCCGGGTATAGTAGGTGATCATGGTATGGAAGGGAATCCGTATTATGAAGAAAATACCAATGGTGCTCAGGATAATCCTATTTTTGGTGAGCATGCAATGGGTCCACAAGGAAAGAATCCAGTAGCAGGGAAGCAGCTTGAATTCAAGACAACGGATATGGATGATAATAAGGTAGATAACAGTATTTTTGGAGAACAACAACTAACATTACTGAATCTATGGTCCATTCATTGCCCACCCTGTGTTGAAGAACTGCCTGAACTTGAAAAAATAGCGAATGATTACAAAGGAAAGGTTAGTGTTGTGGGCATAGTAGACGATACAGATATGGAAGGTGTGAAAGAGGTTTTAAAAAAGAAAGGTGTTACATATACCAATATCATACCAGATAAAGGACTGCAGGACGTTATGAATCAATTTGATTATATTCCTGTTACATTGATAGTTAATAAAGAAGGAAAGGTGTTAGAAAAGTTTGTGCCAGGTAGCAGTGATTATGAGTACTTTAAAAGTATTATCACAGAGTTATTAGATAAGTAG
- a CDS encoding response regulator transcription factor, producing the protein MDTQTILIAEDDCDIRQLLKIHIEHAGYKVIEAKDGVEALEWIRNEAIHLLLLDIMMPRCNGFDVIKTLRGKSIYLPIIVLTAREEEDHKILGLQLGADDYICKPFSYREVLGRINGQLRRYVHYNNTYDHESHTIIKNGPIEVDTSKFTATKKGIQLTLNPKEMKLLEVFIHHLDRVFTKKQLYEMVWEDTYYGDDNTIMVHISKLREKIEDNPKKPTFIQTIKGIGYRMVCYDKT; encoded by the coding sequence ATGGACACACAAACAATACTAATAGCAGAAGATGATTGTGATATTCGCCAGTTGCTAAAAATTCATATAGAACATGCTGGTTACAAAGTAATTGAAGCAAAAGATGGTGTTGAAGCCCTTGAATGGATACGCAATGAGGCCATTCACCTGTTGCTGTTGGATATCATGATGCCCCGTTGTAATGGATTTGATGTGATTAAAACCCTTAGAGGAAAATCCATCTACTTACCCATTATTGTGCTAACGGCTCGAGAAGAAGAAGATCATAAAATCCTTGGTTTACAGCTAGGTGCAGATGATTACATCTGTAAACCCTTTAGCTATCGTGAAGTATTAGGAAGAATTAATGGACAACTAAGACGATATGTTCACTACAATAACACTTATGATCATGAGTCCCATACAATCATTAAAAATGGTCCCATAGAAGTGGATACATCTAAGTTTACTGCTACCAAAAAGGGTATCCAACTGACGCTTAATCCAAAGGAAATGAAATTATTAGAAGTGTTTATTCATCATCTTGATCGGGTTTTTACGAAGAAGCAATTGTATGAAATGGTATGGGAAGATACGTATTATGGTGATGATAATACCATTATGGTACATATCAGTAAGCTACGGGAAAAAATTGAGGATAATCCCAAAAAACCTACATTTATTCAAACCATAAAGGGTATTGGTTATAGGATGGTATGTTATGATAAAACATAA
- a CDS encoding S41 family peptidase yields the protein MKRKIIVMCIALFIMGSYFHIQVHAEPDAKQTVAQTLGKTPRSAMKGIDLVYKEDWVYFINGNQQLERRHIKTQEKEILYKGNMTQINVMHGYIYGYVHSEDGAKQGIYKLNIEDKTYERISDKYAVNMIVIEDWVYFKEDDEVGILRMKTDGSLLEEVYNERASAFTVYGEHIYLSTDGMLARIDRDGEGFNTFDESYDYWSTFIIQDNHIYTLGDREDGSSLLKIALNGEKIEPIIEGFPPYYYDDIQLYDGHVYVEEDGNMLCTSFETYKEETVYGTSLMHEYIITDGQLIFSLETEDVGEIWQVDLDTMDEKRIVPKHYAHYDTLKSIVNQSEESYKAVKQSDYNMLMERGYFEDAEKTDLELRIQIDHAHETVSMHLDLLDVTMDYWFVDNDDMFMALNEDMQDLMPNQEEYAHFYGKDISQRNADIRNNSLFGDTDIFTLLRGATLRESQEQYIIYIKDGENSFDLLLGSDLGLTEDEGNLSSNTEVFMYVNKKSQLIERIKMKATGEDYSGKYHAKADITIQYNKGKVTIPQEFYNLIRQKEKSTTYIESANKAIEKEQYASAVKLSQQALDAYALNKEAYLVLGQVAYVQNDILEAIEHLTHYIGGHLNKESVEADVYETLAECYFSQGDYSNAIDSVYENMSRVDELSLRMNLIMGISQLELHNGYTASFYLDDVLAEEPLHEEALVGRIGAYVNTDEYKEAIALADEYTELLKESRAMWYYKGVAYYNIGNPEKGLELLKKSMAYPEEKNTNITEDAIHMYMAYIYCAIENYDQAEKHTKKISANGDDAYITNAKEALVDMIKYGRLPINKKLSSFVDDHYLYRKSIKNFEDKITAFDNKDNATPEEVKAFYDTIKLKDDPFTWLIQGEEFDRLMNETATEDVVYRQLDDRTEYIQINSFLPDTGNKAVEALENMEDTYDKDLVLDLRGNGGGAIQAAATILDALLGECTSVYLIDRDGETFEATSDMLYQPFRRIFVLMDEQSASSSEIVALSLKKFGDDVTLVGRKTYGKGVAQHIFIDRNNKTALFLVSNYWNVLQENIDGKGIQPDVVVEGENLEDYLDVIRGIDYREED from the coding sequence TTGAAAAGAAAAATAATCGTTATGTGTATAGCGTTATTCATAATGGGGAGTTACTTCCATATTCAGGTTCATGCAGAGCCAGATGCTAAGCAAACGGTAGCACAAACATTAGGAAAAACCCCTAGAAGTGCCATGAAAGGTATTGATCTTGTCTATAAAGAAGATTGGGTTTATTTTATTAATGGTAATCAACAACTGGAAAGACGTCATATCAAAACCCAAGAAAAGGAAATCCTCTATAAAGGGAACATGACACAGATTAATGTGATGCATGGCTATATTTATGGCTATGTGCATTCAGAAGATGGTGCAAAACAGGGTATATATAAGCTTAACATTGAAGATAAGACTTATGAAAGAATAAGTGATAAATATGCAGTCAACATGATTGTAATAGAAGATTGGGTATATTTTAAAGAGGATGATGAAGTTGGTATACTTCGCATGAAAACAGATGGTAGTCTATTAGAGGAAGTCTACAATGAGCGTGCATCCGCTTTTACTGTATACGGTGAACATATCTATTTGTCAACAGATGGTATGTTAGCACGAATAGATCGTGATGGTGAAGGATTCAATACTTTCGATGAGAGCTATGATTATTGGTCAACATTTATTATACAGGATAACCATATCTACACCCTTGGTGACAGAGAAGATGGCAGTAGTTTGCTTAAGATCGCTTTAAATGGTGAGAAAATAGAACCTATCATAGAGGGCTTCCCTCCATATTATTATGATGACATACAACTCTATGATGGTCATGTGTATGTTGAAGAGGATGGTAACATGCTTTGTACATCTTTTGAAACATACAAAGAAGAAACCGTCTATGGCACGAGCTTGATGCATGAATACATCATTACCGATGGACAGTTAATTTTTAGCCTTGAAACAGAAGATGTGGGTGAAATATGGCAAGTCGATCTTGATACAATGGATGAAAAACGTATTGTACCGAAACACTATGCCCATTATGATACCTTAAAAAGTATTGTAAACCAATCGGAAGAGAGCTATAAAGCAGTTAAACAATCGGATTACAACATGCTCATGGAGAGAGGTTACTTTGAAGACGCGGAAAAAACAGATTTAGAATTACGTATTCAGATTGACCATGCCCATGAAACGGTTTCTATGCATCTTGACCTATTAGATGTGACAATGGATTATTGGTTTGTGGATAACGATGACATGTTTATGGCGTTAAACGAAGATATGCAAGACCTTATGCCAAATCAAGAAGAGTATGCGCATTTTTATGGTAAGGATATTTCCCAAAGAAATGCAGATATAAGAAACAACAGCTTATTTGGCGATACAGATATATTTACACTGTTACGAGGTGCCACCCTTAGAGAGTCACAGGAACAATATATCATATACATAAAGGACGGCGAAAATAGTTTTGATTTATTATTAGGTTCCGATCTTGGGTTGACAGAGGATGAGGGTAACCTTTCATCCAATACAGAAGTCTTTATGTATGTGAATAAGAAGAGTCAGCTAATAGAGCGTATTAAGATGAAAGCTACAGGTGAAGATTATAGCGGTAAGTATCATGCGAAAGCAGATATAACCATTCAGTATAATAAAGGCAAAGTTACCATACCCCAAGAATTCTATAACCTTATTAGGCAAAAAGAAAAATCCACCACATATATAGAGTCAGCCAATAAGGCTATAGAAAAAGAGCAGTATGCTTCAGCCGTTAAGCTAAGTCAACAGGCGCTAGATGCCTATGCATTAAACAAAGAAGCTTATTTAGTGCTTGGTCAAGTAGCTTATGTGCAAAATGACATATTAGAAGCCATTGAACATTTAACCCACTACATAGGTGGTCATCTGAATAAGGAATCTGTAGAGGCTGACGTGTACGAAACATTAGCGGAGTGCTATTTTTCTCAAGGTGATTATTCGAATGCTATTGATAGTGTGTATGAAAACATGAGTCGTGTGGACGAATTATCTCTTAGAATGAACCTTATTATGGGTATATCTCAGCTGGAATTACATAACGGGTACACAGCTTCATTCTATCTTGATGATGTATTAGCTGAAGAACCCCTTCATGAAGAGGCTTTAGTTGGAAGAATAGGTGCTTATGTCAATACAGATGAATATAAGGAGGCTATTGCATTAGCTGATGAGTATACAGAACTTCTTAAGGAAAGCCGGGCCATGTGGTACTATAAAGGTGTTGCCTATTATAACATAGGCAATCCAGAAAAAGGGCTGGAACTTCTAAAAAAATCCATGGCTTATCCAGAAGAAAAAAACACGAACATCACAGAAGATGCTATTCATATGTATATGGCTTATATTTACTGCGCAATAGAAAATTATGACCAAGCTGAAAAACATACGAAAAAGATATCAGCCAATGGTGATGATGCGTATATAACCAATGCAAAGGAAGCTCTTGTAGACATGATTAAGTATGGTCGTTTACCCATTAATAAAAAATTAAGCAGTTTCGTTGATGACCATTATTTATATCGTAAAAGCATTAAGAATTTTGAAGACAAAATTACCGCATTTGACAACAAAGATAATGCCACACCTGAAGAAGTCAAAGCATTTTATGACACCATTAAATTAAAAGATGACCCTTTTACATGGCTTATTCAAGGAGAAGAATTTGACCGATTAATGAATGAAACCGCCACGGAAGATGTTGTTTACAGGCAACTGGATGATAGGACAGAATATATTCAGATAAACAGTTTCCTACCGGATACAGGAAATAAAGCTGTAGAAGCCCTTGAGAACATGGAAGATACGTATGATAAAGATCTTGTTCTTGACTTAAGAGGGAATGGTGGAGGTGCTATACAAGCAGCAGCTACCATACTTGATGCACTACTAGGAGAGTGTACCAGTGTCTACTTGATTGACCGGGATGGTGAAACGTTTGAGGCTACATCGGATATGCTCTACCAACCCTTTAGACGTATTTTTGTGTTAATGGATGAACAGTCGGCAAGTTCATCTGAGATTGTAGCATTGTCTCTTAAAAAGTTTGGTGATGATGTGACACTTGTTGGGAGAAAAACATACGGTAAAGGCGTAGCGCAACATATTTTTATAGACCGCAATAATAAAACAGCACTTTTCTTAGTAAGTAATTATTGGAATGTTCTTCAAGAGAATATAGACGGTAAAGGCATTCAACCTGATGTTGTGGTAGAAGGTGAAAACCTTGAGGATTATTTAGACGTTATTAGAGGCATTGATTATAGAGAAGAAGATTAA
- a CDS encoding GNAT family N-acetyltransferase has translation MDKQFYIESDRLVLRLATENDKDAIFDYVVRNKAYLAPYEPLKPDAFFTKKYWDRFIPKSIEDARNHKALRLFMFKKEDKGRVIGTVTFEFIKLNPIYACDLGYSMDEHEQDKGYMSEALKIATQYLFRALNLMRITAGYSPNNPKSGHVMRKLGFQDEHLIKNYIMINGKWEDIMHMYLYNAAWVESKTIT, from the coding sequence ATGGATAAACAGTTTTATATTGAAAGTGATCGTTTAGTGTTACGTCTAGCAACCGAAAACGATAAGGATGCCATTTTTGATTATGTTGTTAGAAATAAGGCGTATTTGGCTCCATATGAACCATTAAAACCGGATGCTTTTTTTACCAAGAAATACTGGGATAGATTCATTCCAAAAAGTATAGAAGATGCCAGAAATCATAAAGCGCTACGGCTTTTTATGTTTAAAAAAGAGGATAAGGGACGCGTTATTGGAACAGTTACTTTTGAATTTATAAAATTAAATCCCATATATGCATGTGATTTAGGCTATAGCATGGATGAACACGAACAAGACAAAGGATATATGTCCGAGGCTCTAAAAATAGCTACCCAGTACCTATTTAGAGCACTTAATTTGATGCGAATAACAGCTGGTTATAGTCCCAATAATCCAAAGAGTGGTCATGTGATGCGCAAGCTTGGCTTTCAGGATGAACATCTCATTAAGAACTATATCATGATTAATGGAAAATGGGAAGATATCATGCACATGTATCTTTACAATGCTGCATGGGTGGAAAGTAAAACCATCACATAA
- a CDS encoding MBL fold metallo-hydrolase — MTVNMTKVGRRGLLFSFDELNKAPYYCTTNVFILMGHKRYYVCDTYLGAYYMTPILTYLESHYGKKDYVIFNSHSHWDHIWGNSLFHNHLIVSHEKCRAFIQLEGEEEMKAHADSYAKEQVEIVLPNVTFSHSMVFEDDEVEFFYSPGHSEDSSSCYDRQEKILFVGDNVEAPLPSLSWHDMEQYILTLQHYLEMDAKHIVISHGPVINRSLIRDNIAYLCNLKRHNKLTFSDNDIMQKHHDNLNFLNHGN, encoded by the coding sequence GTGACAGTGAATATGACAAAAGTAGGGCGTAGAGGTTTATTGTTTTCATTTGATGAATTAAATAAAGCACCCTATTATTGTACCACGAATGTGTTTATCCTTATGGGACACAAGCGATATTATGTTTGTGATACGTATTTAGGAGCATATTATATGACACCTATCCTTACTTATCTAGAAAGCCATTATGGTAAAAAAGACTATGTGATTTTCAATTCCCATAGTCACTGGGATCATATATGGGGTAACAGCCTATTTCATAACCATTTAATTGTATCCCATGAGAAATGCAGGGCATTCATTCAGTTAGAAGGTGAGGAAGAAATGAAGGCTCATGCTGACAGTTATGCCAAAGAACAAGTGGAGATTGTATTGCCAAACGTAACCTTTTCCCACAGTATGGTATTTGAAGACGATGAGGTTGAGTTCTTCTATAGCCCAGGTCATTCTGAAGATTCCAGTTCTTGTTATGACAGACAAGAGAAAATTCTGTTTGTAGGAGACAATGTGGAAGCGCCATTACCGTCTTTGAGTTGGCATGATATGGAACAATATATCTTAACACTGCAACATTATTTGGAAATGGATGCGAAACATATTGTTATAAGTCATGGACCTGTCATTAATAGAAGCTTAATAAGAGACAATATAGCATATCTATGCAACCTTAAGCGTCATAACAAGCTAACGTTTTCAGATAATGACATCATGCAAAAACATCATGATAACCTTAATTTTTTAAATCATGGTAATTGA